Proteins co-encoded in one Arthrobacter alpinus genomic window:
- a CDS encoding ABC transporter ATP-binding protein encodes MSHRAVMPAPEPPFAPVPADPSGTAGPVSVSVEGLRVHRGKATVLANITCNIAEGRITGLLGPSGSGKTTLMRSLVGVQKIAAGSVMVLGRPAGDPRNRHDVGYVTQGASVYKDLSVLDNVRYFGSVHGGSRGEAHAVLAAVGLSEFAKRKAGNLSGGQFSRVSLACALVGKPRLLVLDEPTVGLDPVLRADLWEQFSAMAAEGTTLIISSHVMEEASHCDSLLLLREGMLLAQLTPEQLRQSGETDDLELAFLRLIQAAADSERKVGS; translated from the coding sequence ATGTCCCACCGAGCCGTGATGCCAGCCCCGGAGCCACCCTTTGCCCCCGTTCCTGCGGACCCTTCGGGCACCGCCGGCCCCGTTAGTGTCAGCGTTGAAGGCCTCCGTGTACACCGAGGAAAAGCCACCGTTCTGGCCAACATCACCTGCAACATTGCCGAGGGGCGAATCACCGGGCTGCTGGGCCCTTCCGGCAGCGGAAAAACCACGTTGATGCGCTCCCTCGTGGGAGTCCAGAAGATCGCCGCGGGTTCCGTCATGGTTCTTGGCCGCCCCGCCGGGGACCCTCGCAATAGGCACGACGTCGGCTACGTCACCCAGGGGGCCAGCGTCTACAAGGACCTAAGTGTGTTGGACAACGTCCGCTATTTTGGCTCTGTGCACGGTGGCAGCCGAGGGGAAGCGCATGCGGTGCTGGCCGCCGTCGGGCTTTCCGAGTTCGCTAAGCGAAAGGCTGGCAACTTATCTGGCGGACAGTTCAGCCGCGTGTCTTTGGCGTGCGCCCTGGTGGGTAAGCCGCGGCTGCTGGTGCTGGATGAACCCACGGTGGGCCTTGATCCGGTGTTGCGAGCTGATCTGTGGGAGCAGTTTTCGGCCATGGCTGCCGAGGGCACCACGTTGATCATTTCCAGCCACGTCATGGAGGAGGCCAGCCACTGTGATTCGCTCCTGCTGTTGCGCGAGGGAATGTTGTTGGCCCAGCTGACCCCGGAACAACTGCGTCAAAGTGGTGAAACCGACGATCTGGAGTTGGCTTTTCTGCGGCTGATTCAGGCGGCAGCGGATTCCGAGCGAAAGGTTGGCTCATGA
- the ispG gene encoding flavodoxin-dependent (E)-4-hydroxy-3-methylbut-2-enyl-diphosphate synthase: MTSVSLGMPPLPPPVLAPRRKTRQIKVGPVGVGSDSPISVQSMTTTPTTDINATLQQIAELTASGCDIVRVACPSQDDADALPIIARKSQIPVIADIHFQPKYVFAAIEAGCAAVRVNPGNIRKFDDQIKQIAMAAKDHGTSIRIGVNAGSLEPGIMKKYGKATPEALVESAVWEASLFEEHGFHDFKISVKHNDPVIMVAAYELLAEQGDWPLHLGVTEAGPAFQGTIKSATAFGALLAKGIGDTIRVSLSAPPVEEIKVGNQILQSLNLRPRKLEIVSCPSCGRAQVDVYKLAEEVTAGLEGMEVPLRVAVMGCVVNGPGEAREADLGVASGNGKGQIFVKGEVIKTVPEDQIVETLIEEAMKLAEQMESDADDATLQGGPVVSVS, from the coding sequence TTGACCTCCGTCAGTCTCGGCATGCCGCCGTTGCCACCGCCCGTTCTTGCGCCCCGTCGCAAAACCCGGCAAATCAAGGTCGGCCCCGTGGGTGTGGGCTCCGATTCGCCTATCAGCGTCCAGTCCATGACAACCACCCCCACCACTGACATCAACGCGACACTGCAGCAGATCGCGGAGCTCACCGCTTCCGGCTGTGACATTGTCCGTGTCGCCTGCCCGTCGCAGGATGATGCAGACGCGTTGCCCATCATTGCCCGCAAGTCGCAGATCCCCGTGATTGCAGACATCCACTTCCAGCCCAAGTACGTCTTTGCGGCTATTGAAGCTGGCTGTGCCGCGGTCCGTGTGAACCCGGGTAACATCCGCAAGTTCGACGACCAGATCAAGCAGATCGCCATGGCTGCCAAGGATCACGGCACGTCCATCCGCATCGGCGTCAATGCTGGTTCGCTCGAGCCGGGCATTATGAAGAAGTACGGCAAGGCAACCCCGGAGGCGCTCGTTGAATCGGCCGTCTGGGAAGCCTCACTCTTTGAAGAACATGGCTTCCATGACTTCAAGATTTCGGTCAAGCACAATGACCCCGTCATCATGGTTGCCGCCTACGAATTGCTCGCCGAACAGGGCGACTGGCCCTTGCACCTCGGCGTCACGGAAGCAGGACCGGCCTTCCAGGGCACCATCAAGTCCGCAACAGCGTTTGGCGCCCTGCTTGCCAAGGGCATTGGCGACACCATCCGCGTCTCACTCTCCGCACCGCCGGTTGAGGAGATCAAGGTGGGTAACCAGATCCTGCAGTCGCTGAACCTGCGCCCGCGCAAGCTGGAAATTGTCTCCTGCCCGTCATGCGGCCGCGCCCAGGTTGACGTGTACAAGTTGGCTGAGGAAGTCACCGCTGGCCTAGAGGGAATGGAAGTTCCCTTGCGCGTTGCCGTCATGGGCTGCGTTGTCAACGGTCCCGGCGAAGCCCGCGAGGCTGACTTGGGTGTGGCCTCCGGAAATGGCAAGGGCCAGATTTTTGTGAAGGGAGAAGTCATCAAGACTGTTCCCGAAGATCAAATTGTTGAGACACTCATTGAAGAAGCCATGAAACTAGCCGAACAGATGGAGTCCGATGCCGATGACGCGACTCTCCAAGGTGGCCCCGTGGTTAGCGTCTCCTAA
- a CDS encoding FAD-dependent oxidoreductase: MNAGQYPHLFTPLDLGFTTLPNRVLMGSMHVGLEELPGGFDRMAAFYAERARGGVALMVTGGISPNEAGRPMKGGAKISTVEEAEQHKVVTAAVHAEGGKIALQLLHFGRYASHRGLVAPSAVQAPISPLTPQPLTGEEVEQTIEDFVHAAYLAQSAGYDGVEIMGSEGYLINEFIAKRTNHRSDEWGGSYENRIRFAVEIVRRVRERVGENFIIIYRLSMLDLVEDGSTLPEVIELAQSVERAGATIINTGIGWHEARIPTIATSVPRAGYAWVTKKVMGSVKIPLITTNRINTPDVAEQLLADGTADMVSMARPFLADAFFMRKAHDGRSDEINSCIACNQACLDHTFVGKTSSCLVNPRACHETEIVIEATMAVKKFAVVGAGPAGLAFAVTAAQRGHQVTLMEGSGEIGGQFNIAKQIPGKEEFHETIRYFNRQLQLLGVDVALNTTATTEKLLGGGFDEIVLATGVTPRIPEINGVDHPSVLTYLDVLRDKAEVGANVAILGAGGIGFDVAEYITAGSPSATLVPEKFYREWGIDTDYAHAGGITDPAPEPGLRRVGLFQRKESKVGAGLGKTTGWIHRTALKYKGVQMVPGVEYQKIDDAGLHLRVNGTDTVLPVDTVILCTGQDPRRELVEGLEAAGAVVHLIGGADVAAELDAKRAIDQGTRLAARL; encoded by the coding sequence ATGAACGCTGGCCAATATCCCCACCTGTTCACCCCGCTGGACCTAGGATTTACCACACTGCCCAACCGTGTGTTGATGGGTTCAATGCACGTCGGTTTGGAAGAGCTTCCCGGCGGGTTTGACCGCATGGCGGCGTTCTATGCCGAACGGGCACGCGGGGGAGTGGCCTTGATGGTCACCGGTGGCATCTCTCCCAATGAAGCTGGCCGGCCCATGAAGGGCGGTGCCAAGATCAGCACGGTCGAAGAAGCGGAACAACACAAGGTCGTCACAGCAGCGGTGCATGCCGAGGGTGGAAAAATCGCCCTGCAGCTGCTCCACTTTGGCCGTTACGCATCCCACCGGGGGTTGGTGGCGCCCAGTGCCGTGCAGGCACCCATCAGTCCGCTCACCCCACAACCGCTGACAGGTGAGGAAGTGGAGCAAACTATCGAGGACTTCGTCCATGCGGCGTATTTGGCGCAATCCGCCGGGTACGACGGCGTGGAAATCATGGGTTCAGAGGGTTACCTGATCAATGAATTCATCGCGAAGAGAACCAATCACCGCAGTGATGAATGGGGCGGATCCTATGAAAACCGCATCCGCTTCGCTGTGGAGATTGTCCGCCGCGTCCGCGAACGTGTGGGCGAAAACTTCATCATCATCTACCGGCTCTCCATGCTGGACCTCGTTGAGGACGGCTCTACTCTGCCCGAAGTCATCGAACTGGCCCAGTCCGTGGAGAGGGCTGGCGCCACCATCATCAATACCGGCATCGGCTGGCATGAAGCCCGCATTCCCACCATCGCCACCTCGGTGCCACGCGCCGGCTACGCCTGGGTGACCAAAAAGGTCATGGGCTCGGTCAAGATTCCCCTGATAACCACCAACCGCATCAACACCCCCGACGTCGCAGAGCAGCTCCTCGCCGACGGCACGGCCGACATGGTCTCCATGGCTCGTCCATTCCTCGCGGATGCTTTCTTCATGCGCAAGGCCCACGATGGCCGCAGCGATGAGATCAACAGCTGCATCGCCTGCAACCAGGCCTGCCTGGACCACACATTTGTCGGTAAGACTTCATCGTGCCTGGTCAACCCACGGGCCTGCCACGAGACCGAAATCGTCATTGAAGCCACGATGGCGGTCAAGAAATTCGCCGTGGTGGGTGCCGGTCCTGCCGGGTTGGCATTTGCCGTCACGGCGGCCCAGCGCGGCCATCAGGTCACACTCATGGAGGGCTCCGGGGAGATTGGTGGGCAGTTCAACATTGCCAAGCAGATTCCCGGAAAGGAAGAATTCCATGAAACCATCCGCTACTTCAACCGTCAGCTTCAGCTGTTGGGCGTGGACGTCGCACTGAATACCACAGCCACCACCGAGAAGCTCCTCGGCGGTGGCTTTGATGAGATCGTGCTGGCCACCGGCGTCACCCCACGGATTCCGGAGATCAACGGAGTGGACCACCCCAGCGTGCTCACGTACCTCGACGTCCTCCGGGACAAGGCCGAGGTGGGCGCCAACGTAGCCATCCTCGGTGCCGGCGGCATCGGCTTCGACGTGGCCGAATACATCACAGCGGGCAGTCCCAGCGCCACCCTCGTCCCGGAGAAGTTCTACCGGGAGTGGGGCATCGACACCGACTACGCCCACGCCGGGGGCATCACCGATCCTGCTCCGGAACCGGGCCTGCGCCGGGTGGGCCTGTTCCAGCGCAAAGAGAGCAAAGTTGGCGCTGGGCTGGGCAAGACCACCGGCTGGATCCACCGCACCGCCCTGAAGTACAAGGGTGTGCAGATGGTTCCCGGCGTGGAGTATCAGAAGATTGACGACGCCGGACTCCACCTTCGCGTCAACGGCACCGACACGGTTCTCCCCGTAGATACTGTCATTCTGTGCACCGGTCAGGATCCACGGCGAGAGCTGGTGGAGGGGCTGGAAGCCGCGGGCGCCGTCGTGCATTTGATTGGTGGGGCAGATGTGGCAGCCGAGTTGGACGCCAAGCGGGCCATCGACCAGGGTACGCGTTTGGCTGCGCGGCTCTAG
- a CDS encoding MarR family transcriptional regulator — protein MFVLTIDQRGSRTHGDRVPGLLALLSDVDAVLAFERSVGDEIQGVLADPEAVVETVTRVLRERDWYIGIGLGAVDLPLPKSSREASGNAFIAAREAVESAKKTGDRVPLCVRTPVSAAAHWAAAAEGVLVLLGDVVRKRSNAEWRVIDALDASPGVAQKQIAKQLEISPQAVSKSIFRSGRQEELAGRRAAALLLEEALRGINVGGTG, from the coding sequence ATGTTTGTTTTGACCATTGACCAACGAGGCAGTCGCACTCACGGCGATAGAGTGCCGGGACTTTTGGCGCTCCTTTCTGATGTGGACGCAGTTCTGGCGTTCGAACGGTCCGTGGGCGATGAAATTCAAGGCGTCCTCGCGGATCCGGAGGCGGTGGTCGAGACGGTGACCCGAGTTCTTCGGGAACGCGACTGGTACATCGGCATTGGACTAGGTGCAGTTGACCTGCCGTTGCCGAAAAGCTCCAGAGAAGCCTCGGGCAATGCCTTTATTGCAGCACGGGAGGCTGTCGAATCCGCCAAGAAAACCGGAGACCGCGTCCCGCTGTGCGTGCGGACACCCGTTTCAGCAGCTGCGCATTGGGCTGCGGCCGCAGAAGGTGTTCTGGTGCTCCTTGGTGATGTGGTCCGGAAGCGTTCCAACGCTGAATGGCGGGTCATTGACGCACTTGACGCGTCTCCTGGAGTGGCCCAAAAACAGATTGCCAAGCAGCTGGAGATCAGTCCGCAGGCCGTCAGTAAGTCGATATTCCGCTCTGGCCGGCAAGAAGAACTGGCAGGGCGGCGTGCCGCGGCACTTCTTCTAGAAGAAGCTCTGCGCGGTATAAATGTCGGTGGTACCGGATAG
- a CDS encoding YciI family protein, translating into MSIFAVEYVYGPEAEEARVEHRPAHRDWLNALADADVVLASGPYADGAGALLIFRAESQEAIQDLVAQDPMTLGGGVTGLKISGWNPVIGKLSGYLG; encoded by the coding sequence ATGTCTATCTTTGCTGTCGAATATGTCTATGGTCCAGAAGCTGAAGAAGCCCGCGTGGAACACCGCCCCGCACACCGGGATTGGCTCAACGCACTGGCTGACGCTGACGTTGTGCTCGCATCGGGCCCCTACGCCGATGGTGCCGGAGCACTGCTGATCTTCCGTGCCGAGAGCCAGGAAGCGATTCAGGACTTGGTTGCACAGGATCCCATGACCCTTGGTGGCGGTGTCACCGGTTTGAAGATTTCCGGCTGGAACCCGGTGATTGGCAAGCTCAGCGGTTACTTGGGATAA
- a CDS encoding DUF4081 domain-containing GNAT family N-acetyltransferase, whose protein sequence is MTRLSKVAPWLASPKGPRHEPVRVLGHRDTDALRRLIARDRVANVFADSLVKQYNSAAPAFPGAVMLGFFEDDGVSLAAACWVGSNVVPIEASVDHARAFGRWILDHWQPHASIFGPADATLAIMDVLQEASISAQEIRANQPLLSISGPPLAQPNLALAVSESRQFSDVLVAAAAMFEEEVGYSPFLGGEANYRRRVAWLISSGFSFSDVEPDGEVIFKADLGAVTEHATQVQGVWMNPRYRGLGLSAGYMAAVVTLAQKHAPVTSLYVNDYNTVARALYERVGFEQIGTFATVLF, encoded by the coding sequence ATGACGCGACTCTCCAAGGTGGCCCCGTGGTTAGCGTCTCCTAAGGGGCCTCGCCACGAGCCGGTGCGCGTCCTTGGTCACCGGGACACGGACGCGCTCCGGCGTCTGATTGCGCGCGACCGCGTCGCCAATGTCTTCGCGGACTCGCTTGTCAAGCAATACAACAGTGCTGCTCCAGCTTTTCCTGGGGCCGTCATGTTGGGCTTTTTTGAGGACGACGGCGTGAGCTTGGCTGCCGCTTGTTGGGTAGGTTCCAACGTGGTGCCCATAGAAGCTTCCGTGGATCATGCCCGCGCCTTTGGGCGGTGGATTCTGGATCATTGGCAGCCGCATGCCTCCATCTTTGGCCCGGCCGATGCCACGTTGGCCATCATGGACGTGCTTCAGGAAGCCAGCATCTCAGCGCAAGAGATCCGAGCCAATCAACCTCTGTTGAGCATTTCTGGGCCGCCCCTCGCACAACCGAATCTTGCCTTGGCTGTCAGTGAGAGTAGACAATTCAGCGACGTCCTGGTGGCCGCCGCAGCCATGTTTGAAGAAGAAGTTGGATACTCACCATTCCTGGGCGGCGAAGCCAACTATCGCCGACGCGTGGCCTGGCTTATCAGCAGTGGTTTCTCTTTTAGTGATGTCGAACCTGACGGAGAAGTCATTTTCAAGGCCGATCTGGGTGCCGTGACAGAGCATGCAACCCAAGTCCAGGGCGTCTGGATGAATCCGCGCTACCGAGGACTGGGACTGAGCGCGGGATACATGGCGGCCGTGGTCACCTTGGCCCAAAAACACGCACCGGTGACCAGCCTCTACGTTAACGACTACAACACTGTGGCCAGAGCCTTGTACGAACGAGTGGGCTTTGAACAAATCGGCACCTTCGCCACGGTCCTGTTCTAA
- a CDS encoding ABC transporter permease, whose product MLWATCRRVLLQLRGDPRSIAMILVVPAVLLALVYWLYQNETLAPGMPRTFDRVGLMMLGIFPFVVMFLVTSITMLRERTSGTLERLLTTPIHKADLLFGYALAFSIMAAAQALVATGTAYWIFGLKIAGNAGWVVLISVLTAVLGVVLGLLCSAFATTEFQAVQFMPVVVIPQILLCGLFVARDQMNGVLEAISNVLPLSYAVDGLQQVAAHSSPTGQLVRDLVVIAAFVLAGVLLASLTLRRRTA is encoded by the coding sequence ATGTTGTGGGCTACCTGCCGGCGCGTACTGCTTCAGCTGCGCGGTGACCCCCGCAGCATTGCCATGATCTTGGTGGTGCCTGCCGTACTGCTGGCGCTGGTCTACTGGCTCTACCAAAACGAGACGCTGGCACCAGGCATGCCCCGCACCTTTGACCGGGTGGGGCTCATGATGCTGGGTATTTTCCCTTTTGTGGTGATGTTCCTTGTCACCTCCATCACAATGCTGCGTGAGCGCACCTCTGGCACGCTTGAACGGTTGCTGACCACGCCCATTCACAAGGCGGATCTGCTCTTTGGCTACGCACTAGCGTTTTCCATCATGGCCGCCGCCCAAGCTCTGGTAGCCACGGGAACCGCGTACTGGATCTTCGGGCTGAAGATAGCGGGCAACGCCGGCTGGGTGGTGTTGATTTCGGTACTGACGGCGGTTTTGGGTGTGGTGTTGGGGCTGTTGTGTTCGGCGTTTGCCACCACCGAATTCCAGGCCGTGCAATTCATGCCGGTGGTGGTCATCCCGCAGATTCTGCTTTGCGGGCTGTTCGTGGCCAGGGACCAGATGAACGGTGTCCTTGAGGCGATCTCTAACGTCCTGCCGCTGAGTTACGCGGTGGATGGGCTGCAACAGGTGGCTGCCCATAGCAGCCCCACCGGCCAGCTGGTTCGGGACTTGGTGGTCATTGCCGCGTTCGTGCTGGCTGGGGTGCTTCTGGCGTCCTTGACCTTGAGGCGTCGCACTGCCTGA
- a CDS encoding PadR family transcriptional regulator: MSLTHAILTSLLEKPCTGAELARRFDKSLGFFWQATHQQIYRELGKMEGDGLIKAHGLPTARGQQRHFEVLAGGRDELASWCAQEGEMRPIRDSLLVRMRAAAVLGSVDVTDEMRRHLVLHGHVLERYEAIEAQDFPAGKSRSTAEELQLAVVRAGIAYEKSWLTWCRGALAELGES, translated from the coding sequence GTGTCGCTGACTCACGCAATCCTGACGTCGCTGTTAGAGAAGCCGTGCACGGGGGCCGAATTGGCGCGGCGATTCGATAAGTCCTTGGGTTTCTTTTGGCAGGCCACGCATCAACAGATTTATCGGGAGTTAGGAAAGATGGAGGGCGATGGCCTGATTAAGGCTCACGGCTTGCCCACCGCTCGTGGACAGCAACGCCACTTCGAGGTGCTCGCTGGCGGACGCGATGAACTGGCCAGCTGGTGTGCGCAAGAGGGGGAGATGCGCCCCATCAGAGACTCACTGTTAGTGCGGATGCGGGCCGCCGCGGTGCTGGGCAGCGTAGATGTCACGGATGAAATGCGGCGGCATCTGGTGCTTCATGGGCACGTTTTGGAACGATACGAGGCCATCGAGGCGCAGGATTTTCCAGCCGGGAAATCACGGTCCACAGCGGAAGAGTTGCAGTTGGCTGTGGTGCGGGCTGGCATCGCTTATGAAAAGTCGTGGCTGACGTGGTGCCGCGGTGCGTTGGCCGAGCTGGGCGAGTCCTAG